DNA sequence from the Camelus dromedarius isolate mCamDro1 chromosome 24, mCamDro1.pat, whole genome shotgun sequence genome:
ATTTGAATCCAGACGGTAAGAATGAACAAAAATTTCCCACAGTATTTTCCAAAACTCGATGGGGGAAAAAGTCACCCGTGGGGACGGGGGTTTGTTACAAATACAGAAGTTGGTGGTCCCTTCCCAGGAGATTCCATCTGGGAGGGCTGGTGGTGGTAGGAATCTGTGTATTTCGAACGGCTGCAGGTAATGCTTATCATCGGATCATCTTGGGTGGCGCTTgactggagaggggacaggaaggaagggtaTCCAGGCGGGGGGCCAGCTGGGCAAAGACCGGGAGGTGGGACTGCCAGGCCCCGCCCTCGGGCGGTACAAACCGAGGGTCTGCCTCGGGTTTGAATCTGGCCGTTACCTGGGACGAGGCAGGGCCGCCCACGCGGCACGCGCTCTAGGCCGCGCACGGAGAAGGCCCCGCTAGGATCCCGCAGCCGCGCCTCGCCGCTGCCCGCCGCCACCACCGTGCCCTGCATCCACACGGCCGTCAGCTCCAGCGGCCCACGGCCCGCGGCCGCCCGCGACAGCTGCCACGAGCCCGGGCTGCCCTCCGCGTAGCGCCGCAGCTGCTCCGCCAGCACCTTGAGCGGCGGCGACCGCGGGAGCCTTACGGCCGCAGGGCCGCCGCCGGAAATCGAGTCCGCGGGAgatgcagccgccgccgccgccgccattcTGCCCGGCAGTCCCTTTCCCGCCAACTTTGATCGGCGAGGCTCGGCCTGCGACCACCAATCAGGGACGCGCTGGCGGAGCCGGCCAATGGTCAGCGCCGGGAGGCGGGACCGCTGAAGAGAGCGGCCCCTCCCATTCTCTAGGAGTGCGCATGCGTACGTAAAGTAAATAAACGCCCCCAAGCtaggaatgaatggatgaaatgaATTAAAAGAGAACAAATGAAGGAGGGAGGTAACGAACTCCGTTTCCACGCACCTCAAAATTTGGCGTGCACGCAAATCACCTGGAGAATGTGAGTATTCATCTTTACATCATCTTGCATAGTACGGTTCTCTGAAGCTGATAAATActagaaaatactgaaatgaatAGTAGTATTGATAAGCCCATGTTTATTGGGAGTGATCAAGAATCGAGTCGAGAGATAAGGCTGGAAAGAGGGACAGGGACAGCCAATAAAACTGAtttcttttattactatttttatttattacattttaataacaaaataacttaaaagttCATAAAATACATTActatatttttcagaaaagacaTACACATTCATTGTAGAAAACTTAGAAAAGGAAATCTAGGATaagaaaaaatggtaaaaatcacTTAGATATCAACTCACTGTTAACGTTTGGGTATATTAGTGTCCaagtttcaaaatatatacacacgtatgtgTGTTTTATACACAAATACTGTTTTGTATATTGCTTTCACTTAtaataaacatcttttcatatcaGCAACTACCTGCTTACTCTTGAATGACTGCACAAGATTTAATTTGTCTCATCACCTATCTAACCAGTATCCTAGAGGTGGGTGGGCATTAGgctatttccaatttttcaccTTATAAATCACTACTGTGAACTTACATTTAGAGCTAAATCTTTGTGCATATGTTtcagataaatttctagaaatgggaTTGCCCCTTAAAAATTGCATGTCTCTAATCTGTAAAATCCACAAATCCTAAACCAAGCAGTTCTTTTAGTCAAGACCAGTCTCGAGGAGACTTTGTACTCCCAGGGCCTCCTGTAGTATGAGGCTTACTGAAGGTATTCAGCAAGAGCTCAATTTCTATAAAACAGTTAAGACATATTGAGCCCGGCTCTGTCCTAAAAGCTTTGTAGGGAGTGTCCCATGTACCCCCACACCCTATAAAAATTGTTCTACAAAGATGGGGAAACTAGGCTCACAGAAGCTAGGTGGCTTGCCCATGGCCTCTCTGGCAGTAGCTTCTGTGGAGTCCTGGCCTCTATGCCTCAACTCTAACCTATAGAGTAACCAGTCCTAGCTTGAAAAGGAAGCAGGGATTTTAACCAAGAGAGAATCCCACCCCTTCAAGCCTGCTGGGTATGACTGGCCTTCCCCAAGTCACCCAAAGGCCAGGGAAGTGATGGAGTAAAGGCCAAGGAATTACCCACCATTCTCTTGGCCTTCAAATTTGCACATGCATTCTCTCGTACTCTACAAACACACACCCCTCAAGCTGTGCTGCTGGCAGAGTGATCTTTCCAAAACAcaagcctgggggtggggaggggtaaattggaagtttgaaatgtgcagatactaactactgtatataaaatagataaacaacaaggccctttttggggggagggtatagctcaagtggtagagtgcatgcttagcatacatagggtcctgagttcaatccccagtacctcctttaaaaataaataaataaacctaattacctccgcctaccaaaaaagaaaagtcctactagggaactatattcaaccttgtaatggcctataatgaaaaagaacatatacctataaatgaatcattatgctgtacaccagaaattaacacagcattataaataggctgtacctcaattaaaaaaacaaacacaaatctaAACTTATCAGTGCTTGGTTTATAACCCCCTGATGGTGCAATCCATACACTTGGAATgtaagcattccaggcagaaggaaccaTATGAggaaggcccagagaggagagagaggacagaaggCATTCAGCAAATTGCTGGCATTTCAGAATGGGGACACAGAGTACAAACAGAGGAGTGGTGATAGAAACATAACATAGAAACATAATCTCATTTCTTAT
Encoded proteins:
- the RMI2 gene encoding recQ-mediated genome instability protein 2, whose amino-acid sequence is MAAAAAAASPADSISGGGPAAVRLPRSPPLKVLAEQLRRYAEGSPGSWQLSRAAAGRGPLELTAVWMQGTVVAAGSGEARLRDPSGAFSVRGLERVPRGRPCLVPGKYVMVMGVIQACSPEPCLQAVKMTDLSDNPLHESMWELEVEDLHRNIP